In Serinus canaria isolate serCan28SL12 chromosome 5, serCan2020, whole genome shotgun sequence, the following proteins share a genomic window:
- the VPS37C gene encoding vacuolar protein sorting-associated protein 37C: MDTLRNRTVEELRELQEDSQEIERLALESQEVQELQLEREMALAANRSLAEQNLKFQAPLETGRSDLSKKYQELQELAGRCREQKEKLEKFSAALQPQTLLDLLQVESQKIEEESEKMAEKFLEGEVPLETFLEQFSGMRKLSHLRRVRVEKLQEIVRKSEGSQERTRDTQPPRPPPPPPPPPPHVPTDPPKPFPSGSPVFPLPYSPAPTLPPGPTAHGALPPAPFPGSPVTVGHVASSQPSSQSAFPYPVAPAPGYPAASSADSATGYPKSTSGGFSWSPSRGPPQPLPYPAPQPSPPPARPGYSPYIPPGPGRPPCPYPTQPPLPNFPIPTQAPYPGPPPPFGYPPPPNPQRPTWPGY; this comes from the exons ATGGATACGCTGAGGAACCGGACAGTGGAGGAGCTtcgggagctgcaggaggactCCCAGGAGATTGAGCGTTTGGCTTTGGAATCCCAGGAG GTTCAGGAGCTCCAGCTGGAAAGGGAGATGGCCCTGGCTGCCAACCGGAGCTTGGCCGAGCAGAACCTGAAATTCCAGGCGCCGCTGGAGACGGGACGCAGCGACCTCTCCAAGAAAtaccaggagctgcaggagctggctgggaggtgcagggagcagaaggagaagctgG agaaattcTCGGCAGCGCTGCAGCCTCAGACTTTGCTGGATCTCCTGCAGGTGGAAAGCCAGAAGATTGAAGAGGAATCTGAG AAAATGGCTGAGAAATTCCTGGAGGGGGAGGTGCCCCTGGAGACGTTCCTGGAGCAGTTTTCTGGGATGAGGAAGTTGTCCCACCTGCGCCGGGTCCGAGtagaaaagctgcaggagatCGTGAGGAAGTCGGAGGGATCCCAGGAGCGCACCAGGGACACTCAGCCccctcgtcctcctcctcctcctcctcctcctcctcctcacgTTCCCACAGATCCACCAAAGCCTTTCCCATCGGGATCTCCAGTCTTCCCTCTGCCCTACAGCCCGGCTCCGACCCTTCCTCCCGGCCCCACTGCCCACGGAGCGCTTCCTCCTGCCCCTTTCCCGGGATCCCCGGTCACCGTGGGACACGTGgcttcctcccagcccagctcccagtccGCCTTTCCCTACCCTGTTGCTCCAGCTCCCGGATATCCGGCAGCTTCCTCTGCTGACTCTGCAACAGGGTATCCCAAATCCACCTCGGGAGGCTTTTCCTGGTCTCCATCCCGGGGCCCACCACAGCCCTTGCCCtatcctgctccccagccctctcctccccctgccaGACCGGGATACTCTCCCTACATCCCACCTGGACCAGGGAGACCGCCGTGTCCATACCCCACTCAGCCCCCTCTCCCGAATTTCCCGATCCCAACGCAGGCTCCCTATCCTGGGCCTCCTCCACCTTTTGGATACCCCCCACCTCCAAACCCTCAGCGTCCTACCTGGCCTGGATACTAA